AGCCTGGCGAACTTCGCCGGTGGCGTGCTGATCCTGCTATTCCGCCCGTTTCGCGCCGGAGACTGGATCGAAGGGCAGGGCGTGGCCGGTACCGTCGACAGCATCCATATCTTCCACACCACGCTGAAGACCGCGGACAACAAGGTGGTGATAGTGCCCAACGGCAGCCTGTCCAACAGCCACATCACCAATTACTCCCGCGAGCCCAAGCGCCGCGCGGAAATCAAGGTGGGCATCGATTATGCCGCGGACATCAATAAGGCCCGCGAGGTGCTGTTGAAGATCGCCGAGGATTTGCGGGTGCTCAAGGACCCGGCGCCGGTGGTCTATGTGGTCGGCCTGGGCGACAACTCGGTCGACCTGTCGCTGCGGGTGTGGGTGGAAACCGGCGACTTCTGGCCGGTGACGTTCGAGTTCACCGAGCTGGTCAAGGAACGCTTCGACGAAGCCGGTATCGGCATCCCGTTCCCGCAGCGGGTGGTGCATCTGGTCCAGGCCAGCTGATCGTCTGCAGGTTGAAAGCCTGCAGGGCGTCTCGCAGCGTGGCCCTGCAGATTTTTCGAAGAGCGGTCTATGCGGGCAAGCCCTTGAGCGGTCTGCCATAGGCCGCGCGATAGGCGTCGATCAGCAGGTGCCAGTCGCTGTCATTCCAGGAGGAGTGACGCCTTAGCTGATGCATGTCGTGCAGGGCTGCCTGGGCCGACGTCAGTCGCTGGCGGCACTTCTCCAGATCGATCAGTGCCGCCTCCGCGCGCGCCGCCTCGCCCTCACCACTGACCCTGACGAAGATGTGCTTGATGTAGATGCAGCTGTGTTGCCAGCGTGCGCGGTGCAGCTGTGCCAGATTCTTCGCCACCTGCTCCAGCAGCTCGCCGTGCAGGCGCTCGCCATGGCGCTCGCGGCTGCCCTCGACGTACCAGTCCTCGATCGGCTGGAAACCCTCCAGGGCGGCGGTGACCAGCAGTGCGCGCCAGCCTGCATGGTCCTGCTCGGCCTCGCAGAAGACAATTTCCGGAACCCTGACCCCAGCTTGGCGGGCACCCAGCAGCGCATCGCGCTCGCGCAGCACGGTGGGGCGGCCGAAGGGATGGCGCAGGCTGCGGTAGATGTGGCCGGTCTGGCGCTTGGCATACAGCAGACGCCCTTGTGCGTCGCGGATGCGCTGTACGCCGCTGCTGCCGCCGCGCCGTTCGTTGGGCGGCTCTAC
The genomic region above belongs to Pseudomonas benzenivorans and contains:
- a CDS encoding mechanosensitive ion channel family protein, yielding MEMNLEQLVKMSETWLPVVLNYSGKLTLALVTLAVGWWLINGLTRKVGGLLETRNVDRALHSFIGSLASIALKVMLLVSVASMVGVETTSFIAAIGAAGLAIGLALQGSLANFAGGVLILLFRPFRAGDWIEGQGVAGTVDSIHIFHTTLKTADNKVVIVPNGSLSNSHITNYSREPKRRAEIKVGIDYAADINKAREVLLKIAEDLRVLKDPAPVVYVVGLGDNSVDLSLRVWVETGDFWPVTFEFTELVKERFDEAGIGIPFPQRVVHLVQAS
- a CDS encoding lipopolysaccharide kinase InaA family protein produces the protein MKADADTTGIAKAGTLDSWWQLQGDWVEPPNERRGGSSGVQRIRDAQGRLLYAKRQTGHIYRSLRHPFGRPTVLRERDALLGARQAGVRVPEIVFCEAEQDHAGWRALLVTAALEGFQPIEDWYVEGSRERHGERLHGELLEQVAKNLAQLHRARWQHSCIYIKHIFVRVSGEGEAARAEAALIDLEKCRQRLTSAQAALHDMHQLRRHSSWNDSDWHLLIDAYRAAYGRPLKGLPA